One genomic window of Cricetulus griseus strain 17A/GY chromosome 3, alternate assembly CriGri-PICRH-1.0, whole genome shotgun sequence includes the following:
- the Tsku gene encoding tsukushin, producing MLSSLLVLLLAIGRGQTTRPCFPGCQCEEETFGLFDSFSLTRVDCSSLGPHIVPVPIPLDTAHLDLSSNRLETVNESVLAGPGYTTLAGLDLSHNLLTSIVPTAFSRLRYLESLDLSHNGLAALPAEIFTSSSLSDVNLSHNRLREVSISAFSTHSQGRALHVDLSHNLIHRLLPHPARASLPVPTIQSLNLAWNRLHTVPDLRDLPLRYLSLDGNPLATINPGAFMGMAGLTHLSLASLQSVLQLAPHGFRELPGLQVLDLSGNPKLKWAGAEVFSGLGLLQELDLSGTSLVPVPEVLLHHLPALQSVSVGQDVQCRRLVREGAYPRQPGSSPKVVLHCGDTQEFAARGPDIL from the coding sequence ATGTTGTCCTCCCTGTTGGTGCTGCTCCTGGCCATAGGCAGAGGACAGACAACTCGGCCATGTTTTCCTGGATGCCAGTGTGAGGAAGAGACTTTTGGCCTCTTTGACAGTTTCAGCCTGACTCGAGTGGACTGCAGCAGCTTGGGCCCCCACATTGTGCCTGTGCCCATCCCTCTGGACACAGCCCATCTGGACCTGTCTTCCAACCGGCTAGAGACCGTGAATGAGTCAGTGCTGGCAGGGCCAGGCTATAccacactggctggcctggatctcagtCACAATCTGCTCACCAGCATCGTGCCCACTGCCTTCTCCCGCCTGCGTTACCTGGAGTCGCTCGACCTCAGCCACAATGGCCTGGCAGCCTTGCCAGCTGAGATTTTCACCAGCTCCTCCTTGAGTGACGTCAACCTCAGCCATAACCGACTACGGGAGGTCTCGATATCTGCCTTCTCTACCCACAGCCAGGGCCGGGCACTGCACGTAGACCTTTCCCACAACCTTATCCACCGCCTGCTCCCCCATCCAGCCAGGGCCAGTCTGCCTGTACCTACCATTCAGAGCCTGAATCTAGCCTGGAACCGGCTCCACACTGTGCCCGATCTCCGAGACCTTCCCCTGCGTTACCTGAGCCTGGATGGGAACCCTCTGGCCACCATCAACCCTGGTGCTTTCATGGGGATGGCAGGCCTCACCCACCTGTCACTGGCCAGCCTACAGAGTGTACTCCAGTTAGCACCCCATGGCTTCCGTGAGCTCCCAGGCCTGCAGGTCCTGGACTTGTCAGGCAACCCCAAGCTCAAGTGGGCAGGAGCTGAGGTGTTTTCAGGCCTGGGCTTGCTGCAGGAACTAGACCTGTCGGGTACCAGTCTGGTACCCGTACCTGAGGTGCTGCTCCATCACCTCCCTGCTTTACAAAGTGTTAGTGTAGGCCAAGATGTGCAGTGCCGGCGCCTGGTGCGGGAGGGTGCATACCCTCGGCAACCTGGCTCCAGCCCTAAGGTAGTCCTACACTGTGGAGACACCCAGGAATTTGCAGCCAGGGGCCCAGACATCTTGTGA